In a genomic window of Deinococcus aquiradiocola:
- a CDS encoding alpha/beta hydrolase: MQTFILGSLPDGTPGAAFALVTAQDGWDAGRADLRFALEDDRFVLRRAYPAGTLLSFKVTRGSAQSEEGDAWGQRRPDRRHEVTGDAVHVLDVQSWMDGPSVPRPSSVTGVTWTHALHSPELGDALTVTVWVPPGYSGGTARFPVLYLHDGQNVLDRRTAFAGEEWACDEAAHALALAGLPCLLVAVTVRGEHRAEDYVPFGMEANGFTSSADAYQAFLAGTLKSFVDATYRTVPDAAHTALAGSSFGGLASLYGGLSRPGVWGTVGAFSPSLWVRDGGGRDLFGPGEGGRGMVEWCADHPSPTSRVYVDMGTREGTTLAWADSLVAHTRHFADVMAGRVREVQLVIAPGDHHDERAWAARFPGFLRWWLEGLPDA; this comes from the coding sequence GTGCAGACCTTCATACTGGGGTCGCTGCCGGACGGCACGCCCGGGGCGGCGTTCGCGCTGGTGACGGCGCAGGACGGGTGGGACGCGGGCCGGGCCGACCTGCGCTTCGCGCTGGAGGACGACCGCTTCGTGCTGCGGCGCGCTTACCCGGCGGGCACCCTCCTGAGTTTCAAGGTGACGCGCGGCTCCGCGCAGAGCGAGGAGGGGGACGCGTGGGGGCAGCGTCGCCCGGACCGGCGGCACGAGGTGACGGGCGACGCGGTGCACGTGCTGGACGTGCAGTCGTGGATGGACGGGCCGAGCGTGCCGCGTCCCTCGAGCGTGACGGGCGTCACGTGGACGCACGCCCTGCACAGCCCGGAGCTGGGGGACGCGCTCACGGTGACGGTGTGGGTCCCGCCCGGCTACTCCGGCGGCACGGCGCGGTTCCCGGTGCTGTACCTGCACGACGGGCAGAACGTACTGGATCGCCGGACGGCGTTCGCGGGCGAGGAGTGGGCGTGCGACGAGGCAGCGCACGCGCTGGCCCTGGCGGGCCTGCCGTGCCTGCTGGTGGCCGTCACGGTGCGCGGCGAGCACCGCGCGGAGGACTACGTGCCGTTCGGGATGGAGGCGAACGGCTTCACGAGCAGCGCGGACGCGTACCAGGCATTCCTGGCAGGCACCCTGAAATCCTTCGTGGACGCCACGTACCGGACGGTACCGGACGCGGCCCACACGGCGCTGGCGGGCAGCAGTTTCGGCGGGCTCGCGTCCCTGTACGGCGGGCTGTCACGACCGGGCGTGTGGGGCACGGTCGGCGCGTTCAGCCCGAGCCTGTGGGTGAGGGACGGGGGTGGACGGGACCTGTTCGGGCCGGGCGAGGGTGGGCGCGGCATGGTGGAGTGGTGCGCGGACCACCCCTCCCCCACTTCACGCGTGTACGTGGACATGGGCACGCGCGAGGGGACGACGCTCGCGTGGGCGGACTCGCTGGTGGCGCACACGCGGCATTTCGCGGACGTGATGGCGGGGCGGGTGCGCGAGGTGCAGCTGGTGATCGCGCCGGGCGACCATCACGACGAGCGGGCGTGGGCGGCGAGGTTCCCGGGATTCCTGCGCTGGTGGCTGGAGGGCCTGCCGGACGCCTGA
- a CDS encoding lasso peptide biosynthesis B2 protein: protein MPHRLAQLLTSDVPDPVRGDAPLLVPTGMAAWVASRLPDGHAMRAALQPHRLSLLARQMVQRRNVVSLLAGLAEVGVECVLLKGFMLAELAYPVPGARPYGDVDVLLHERDLPRLLEVAARLGWRDDGFSGNPGRWNHEIAHLYSPDGQVRLDVHRYLLYWAAGPNRRLLGLTRAFWAASVPVTLYGVRVRRPSWEDAALHVALNRGWTGDAGDTRPADYVDLQVLLSLPGVTRGTVTARARALGVAWTWLAFLEGCDPYRREYRYGDSTWAARVRRAALRDGSTYPFMLAFMRLHPRLLWRMALAAPDVLAAGLALRASRVSVKSGAGALRDPRELVRQMAQGTPPPAASLDPVLTQGIMQGTRWLTKLVYPRSPGVCVPLSLATFRALRRRGFPAVYVSGVRRTEDGGVIGHAWVEGPNGPLDDYGEPMNRFVYRPVFEERAGVP, encoded by the coding sequence ATGCCGCACCGTCTCGCTCAGCTGCTCACGTCGGACGTGCCGGACCCCGTGCGGGGCGACGCGCCTCTGCTCGTGCCGACCGGCATGGCGGCGTGGGTGGCGTCGCGCCTGCCGGACGGGCACGCGATGCGGGCCGCGCTGCAGCCACACCGCCTGTCGTTGCTGGCGCGGCAGATGGTGCAGCGCCGCAACGTGGTGTCGCTGCTGGCGGGGCTGGCGGAGGTGGGCGTGGAGTGCGTGCTGCTGAAGGGCTTCATGCTGGCGGAACTCGCGTACCCGGTGCCGGGCGCCCGGCCGTACGGGGACGTGGACGTTCTGCTGCACGAGCGGGACCTGCCGCGCCTGCTGGAGGTCGCCGCGAGGCTCGGCTGGCGGGACGACGGGTTCTCCGGCAATCCGGGCCGCTGGAATCACGAGATCGCTCACCTGTACAGCCCGGACGGGCAGGTGCGGCTGGACGTGCACCGGTACCTGCTGTACTGGGCGGCCGGCCCGAACCGCCGCCTGCTCGGGCTGACGCGGGCGTTCTGGGCGGCGTCCGTGCCGGTCACGCTGTACGGCGTGCGCGTGCGCCGACCGTCGTGGGAAGACGCGGCCCTGCATGTCGCGCTCAACCGGGGCTGGACGGGAGACGCGGGCGACACCCGGCCCGCCGATTACGTGGACCTGCAGGTGCTGCTGTCCCTGCCGGGCGTGACGCGCGGCACGGTCACGGCACGCGCGCGCGCACTCGGGGTGGCGTGGACGTGGCTCGCGTTCCTGGAGGGCTGCGACCCCTACCGCCGCGAGTACCGGTACGGGGACTCCACCTGGGCGGCACGGGTGCGGCGCGCGGCCCTGCGCGACGGGTCCACGTACCCGTTCATGCTGGCGTTCATGCGGCTGCACCCGCGCCTGCTGTGGCGCATGGCGCTCGCCGCGCCGGACGTGCTGGCGGCCGGACTGGCCCTGCGGGCCTCCCGGGTGTCCGTGAAGTCCGGCGCGGGCGCCCTGCGTGACCCGCGTGAACTGGTGCGCCAGATGGCCCAGGGCACGCCGCCGCCCGCCGCGTCCCTCGACCCGGTGCTCACGCAGGGCATCATGCAGGGCACGCGCTGGCTCACGAAACTGGTGTATCCGCGCAGTCCGGGCGTGTGCGTGCCGCTGTCGCTCGCCACGTTCCGCGCCCTGCGGCGGCGCGGCTTCCCGGCCGTGTACGTGAGCGGCGTGCGCCGCACCGAGGACGGCGGCGTGATCGGGCACGCGTGGGTGGAGGGGCCGAACGGGCCGCTCGACGATTACGGCGAACCGATGAACCGCTTCGTGTACCGTCCCGTCTTCGAGGAACGCGCAGGCGTTCCCTGA
- a CDS encoding KamA family radical SAM protein, whose translation MHIHPHATTDSQQMLPRNHRAPKWADVPDEQWYDWKWQLKNRINTVDELEEVVRLTDSERQGASAKGIFRLDITPYFASLMHPTDPTCPVRRQVIPTHHELEPFTSMMEDSLAEDKHSPVPGLVHRYPDRVLMLVTTQCASYCRYCTRSRIVGDPSETFNPAEYEAQLNYLRNTPQVRDVLLSGGDPLTLAPKVLGRLLAELRKIEHIEIIRIGTRVPVFMPMRVTQELCDVLSENHPVWMNIHVNHPREITPEVADACDRLTRAGVPLGNQSVLLRGVNDHAVIMQKLVRELVKIRVRPYYIYQCDLVHGAGHLRTTVSKGLEIMESLRGHTSGYSVPTYVVDAPGGGGKIPVAPNYVLSHSPEKLILRNFEGYIAAYSEPTDYTGPDMLVPTEWQRKEPGQSGIYGLMEGERISIEPKEFSESRNRPGATKHRLNSREDKWAAHGIGLDMAVTDTAPDGMIQAAQPVSGD comes from the coding sequence ATGCACATCCACCCCCACGCGACCACCGACAGCCAGCAGATGCTGCCCAGAAACCACCGCGCACCCAAGTGGGCGGACGTGCCCGACGAACAGTGGTACGACTGGAAATGGCAGCTCAAGAACCGCATCAACACCGTCGACGAACTCGAAGAAGTCGTCCGCCTGACCGACAGCGAACGCCAGGGTGCCAGCGCCAAGGGCATCTTCCGCCTCGACATCACCCCGTACTTCGCGTCCCTGATGCACCCCACGGACCCCACCTGCCCCGTCCGGCGGCAGGTGATCCCCACCCACCACGAACTCGAACCGTTCACCAGCATGATGGAAGACTCCCTCGCCGAGGACAAGCACAGTCCCGTCCCCGGCCTGGTGCACCGCTACCCGGACCGCGTCCTGATGCTCGTCACCACGCAGTGCGCCAGCTACTGCCGCTACTGCACCCGCAGCCGCATCGTGGGCGACCCCAGCGAGACCTTCAACCCCGCCGAGTACGAGGCGCAGCTCAACTACCTGCGCAACACCCCCCAGGTGCGCGACGTGCTGCTGTCCGGCGGCGACCCCCTCACCCTGGCCCCCAAGGTGCTGGGCCGCCTGCTCGCGGAACTCCGCAAGATCGAACACATCGAGATCATCCGCATCGGCACGCGCGTCCCCGTCTTCATGCCGATGCGTGTCACGCAGGAACTCTGCGACGTGCTGAGCGAGAACCACCCCGTCTGGATGAACATCCACGTCAACCACCCGCGGGAGATCACCCCCGAAGTCGCCGACGCCTGCGACCGCCTCACCCGCGCCGGCGTGCCGCTGGGCAACCAGAGCGTCCTGCTGCGCGGCGTGAACGACCACGCCGTCATCATGCAGAAACTCGTGCGGGAACTCGTCAAGATCCGCGTCCGCCCCTACTACATCTACCAGTGCGACCTCGTCCACGGCGCCGGGCACCTCCGCACCACCGTCAGCAAGGGCCTGGAAATCATGGAAAGCCTGCGCGGCCACACCAGCGGCTACAGTGTCCCCACCTACGTCGTCGACGCGCCCGGCGGCGGTGGCAAGATCCCCGTCGCCCCCAACTACGTCCTGAGCCACAGCCCCGAGAAACTCATCCTCCGCAACTTCGAGGGCTACATCGCCGCGTACAGCGAACCCACCGACTACACCGGCCCCGACATGCTCGTCCCCACCGAATGGCAACGCAAGGAACCCGGCCAGAGCGGCATCTACGGCCTGATGGAAGGCGAACGCATCAGCATCGAACCCAAGGAATTCAGCGAGAGCCGCAACCGTCCCGGCGCCACCAAGCACCGCCTCAACAGCCGCGAGGACAAGTGGGCCGCCCACGGCATCGGCTTGGACATGGCCGTGACGGACACCGCACCCGACGGCATGATTCAGGCCGCGCAACCCGTCAGCGGCGACTGA
- a CDS encoding TerC family protein, translating into MLESFSFAWLSQPEAWLAFATLLLLEVVLGIDNVIFISILAGKLPPALQARARTVGLLGALVMRVLLLFSVAWIARLTTPLFAVFGHDFSGRDLILLSGGLFLLYKAVTEMHEQLEGGEEHAGTPGRSLSFAAVIGQIMLLDIVFSLDSVITAVGMADDLGVMVSAVIVTVGIMLFAAGPISSFVSRHPTVKMLALAFLLLIGVNLVADGLGLHIPKGYTYFAMAFSVAVELLNLRLRRGKAVQLHDRTDRVS; encoded by the coding sequence GTGCTGGAATCGTTCAGTTTCGCCTGGCTGTCCCAACCGGAAGCCTGGCTGGCCTTCGCCACCCTGCTGCTGCTGGAAGTGGTGCTCGGCATCGACAACGTCATCTTCATCTCGATCCTGGCAGGCAAACTGCCGCCCGCGCTGCAGGCACGCGCACGCACCGTCGGCCTGCTCGGCGCGCTCGTCATGCGGGTGCTGCTGCTGTTCTCGGTCGCGTGGATCGCGCGCCTCACCACGCCGCTCTTCGCGGTGTTCGGGCACGACTTCTCGGGCCGTGACCTGATCCTGCTCTCGGGCGGCCTGTTCCTGCTGTACAAGGCCGTGACCGAGATGCACGAGCAGCTCGAAGGCGGTGAGGAGCACGCGGGCACGCCGGGCCGCAGCCTGAGTTTCGCGGCCGTGATCGGGCAGATCATGCTGCTCGACATCGTTTTCTCGCTCGACAGCGTCATCACGGCCGTCGGCATGGCGGACGACCTGGGCGTCATGGTGAGCGCCGTGATCGTCACGGTGGGCATCATGCTGTTCGCGGCAGGACCGATCAGCAGTTTCGTGTCGCGGCACCCGACCGTGAAGATGCTGGCGCTCGCGTTCCTGCTGTTGATCGGCGTGAACCTCGTCGCGGACGGCCTGGGCCTGCACATCCCGAAAGGCTACACGTACTTCGCGATGGCGTTCTCTGTCGCGGTGGAACTCCTGAACCTGCGCCTGCGCCGAGGCAAGGCCGTGCAGCTGCACGACCGCACGGACCGCGTGAGCTGA
- the pepF gene encoding oligoendopeptidase F — MTLQDPPARADLPAAVRWDIEAIYATPDAWEDDARTFPEALGTLRAFAGRLGTDAVTLAAYLREDEQVRQRLGRLTAYAGMQASVDGQDTQAADRRDRAGVLASSHAQATAFASPELLAMDEGTLRGWLQRDDLRDYAVLVERVLRTRPHVRSAEVEELLGALGSPFGSARGIHPTLANMDLDFGSVNGVKVGHGNIDALTASADRDVRRSAWEGYADAHLAVRHGMAAALATGVRQNVFTARARRYPDALTAALHATSIPNPVFHTLIDTYRAHLPIWHRYWNVRARWLGQDHLREYDVKAPLSANPPTVTYAQAVDWITQGMAPLGEEYVSAMRRGLTSERWVDYGLNRHKRQGAYSNGVYPIKPYIFMSWNDSLPSMSTLAHEIGHSMHSFLSWQHQPYAHARYTLFAAEVASNFNQAMVRAHLLDTQQDPDVQVAIIEEAMGNFHRYFFIMPTLARFEAEIHARVETGRGLSAPDLNALMADLLQDGYGTGVQMDRERSGILWGQFSTHLYSNFYAYQYATGIAAAHELLAGFAAHGDAARRYLTFLGEGGRLEPLDALRNAGVDMERPDAVERTFAVLSGYVDRLEALLQARDAARP; from the coding sequence ATGACCCTCCAGGACCCGCCCGCCCGCGCCGACCTTCCCGCCGCCGTCCGCTGGGACATCGAGGCGATCTACGCCACGCCGGACGCCTGGGAGGACGACGCCCGCACCTTCCCGGAGGCGCTCGGCACGCTCCGCGCCTTCGCGGGCCGCCTCGGCACGGACGCCGTCACGCTCGCCGCGTACCTGCGCGAGGACGAACAGGTCCGGCAGCGCCTCGGGCGACTCACGGCGTACGCGGGCATGCAGGCCAGCGTGGACGGGCAGGACACCCAGGCCGCCGACCGCCGTGACCGGGCGGGCGTCCTCGCGTCCAGCCACGCGCAGGCGACGGCCTTCGCGTCCCCCGAACTGCTTGCCATGGACGAAGGCACCCTGCGCGGCTGGCTGCAGCGCGACGACCTGCGCGACTACGCCGTGCTGGTGGAACGCGTCCTGCGGACCCGGCCGCACGTCCGCAGCGCCGAGGTGGAGGAACTGCTCGGCGCGCTCGGCTCGCCGTTCGGGAGCGCGCGCGGCATCCACCCCACCCTCGCCAACATGGACCTCGACTTCGGCAGCGTGAACGGCGTCAAGGTCGGGCACGGCAACATCGACGCGCTCACGGCCTCCGCCGACCGGGACGTGCGCCGCTCCGCCTGGGAAGGGTACGCGGACGCGCACCTCGCCGTGCGGCACGGCATGGCCGCCGCGCTCGCCACCGGCGTCCGCCAGAACGTCTTCACGGCCCGCGCCCGCCGCTACCCGGACGCCCTCACGGCCGCGCTGCACGCCACGTCCATCCCCAACCCCGTCTTCCACACCCTGATCGACACGTACCGCGCACACCTCCCCATCTGGCACCGGTACTGGAACGTCCGCGCCCGCTGGCTCGGGCAGGACCACCTGCGCGAGTACGACGTCAAAGCCCCCCTGAGCGCCAACCCGCCCACCGTGACGTACGCGCAGGCCGTCGACTGGATCACGCAGGGCATGGCGCCCCTCGGGGAAGAGTACGTGAGCGCCATGCGGCGCGGCCTGACCAGCGAACGCTGGGTGGACTACGGCCTGAACCGCCACAAGCGCCAGGGCGCGTACAGCAACGGCGTGTACCCCATCAAGCCGTACATCTTCATGAGCTGGAACGACAGCCTGCCCAGCATGAGCACCCTCGCGCACGAGATCGGGCACAGCATGCACAGCTTCCTCAGCTGGCAGCACCAGCCGTACGCGCACGCCCGCTACACCCTCTTCGCGGCGGAAGTCGCCAGCAACTTCAACCAGGCGATGGTCCGCGCGCACCTGCTCGACACGCAGCAGGACCCGGACGTCCAGGTGGCGATCATCGAGGAAGCCATGGGGAACTTCCACCGGTACTTCTTCATCATGCCGACCCTCGCGCGCTTCGAGGCCGAAATCCACGCGCGCGTCGAGACGGGACGCGGCCTGTCCGCCCCGGACCTGAACGCCCTGATGGCCGACCTGCTGCAGGACGGGTACGGGACCGGCGTGCAGATGGACCGCGAACGCAGCGGCATCCTGTGGGGGCAGTTCTCCACGCACCTGTACAGCAACTTCTACGCGTACCAGTACGCGACCGGCATCGCCGCCGCGCACGAACTCCTCGCGGGCTTCGCCGCGCACGGGGACGCCGCGCGCCGCTACCTGACCTTCCTGGGCGAGGGTGGCCGTCTCGAACCGCTCGACGCGCTCAGGAATGCGGGCGTGGACATGGAACGCCCCGACGCCGTCGAACGGACCTTCGCGGTGCTGTCCGGCTACGTGGACCGCCTGGAAGCGCTCCTGCAGGCCAGGGACGCCGCCCGCCCCTGA
- a CDS encoding DinB family protein, with translation MLAELRDLFVRDLERLTAQLEAYPSEASVWVVPDGVLNSGGTLVLHLVGNLSQFVGLELGGVPFVRDRAAEFARQDVPRAELLALLAGVREAVSGTLERLPESRLGEVSGTQLPGFPAGMTVGFFLVHLYGHLNWHLGQLDYHRRMTGTGQ, from the coding sequence ATGCTTGCTGAACTGCGTGACCTGTTCGTGCGTGACCTGGAGAGACTGACGGCGCAGCTGGAGGCGTACCCGTCGGAGGCGTCGGTGTGGGTGGTGCCGGACGGCGTGCTGAATTCCGGCGGGACGCTGGTGCTGCATCTGGTGGGGAACCTGTCTCAGTTCGTGGGGCTGGAGCTGGGCGGCGTGCCGTTCGTGCGGGACCGTGCGGCGGAGTTCGCGCGGCAGGACGTGCCGCGCGCGGAGCTGCTGGCGCTCCTGGCCGGGGTGCGGGAGGCCGTGTCTGGCACGCTGGAGCGCCTGCCGGAGTCGCGGCTGGGCGAGGTGAGCGGCACGCAGCTGCCGGGCTTTCCGGCGGGCATGACGGTCGGGTTCTTTCTGGTGCACCTGTACGGGCACCTGAACTGGCACCTGGGGCAGCTGGATTACCACCGCCGCATGACGGGTACGGGCCAGTGA
- a CDS encoding Lrp/AsnC family transcriptional regulator has protein sequence MKLHGGSLDPLDYRILRELQEDARLSMRELGRRVDLSAPAVTERVRRLEETGVVLGYGARVASKPLGRSITAFVGVQDSGKRDPELVRWAQKHDSVLECHSVTGNNSCILKVAVPDVHALEGLLGELIAMGFTCETSIVLSTPLEGKLMLPPR, from the coding sequence ATGAAACTGCATGGCGGCTCCCTCGACCCCCTCGACTACCGCATTCTGAGAGAGCTTCAGGAGGACGCCCGCCTGAGCATGCGCGAGCTGGGCCGCCGCGTTGACCTGTCCGCGCCCGCCGTCACCGAACGCGTCCGCCGCCTGGAAGAGACGGGCGTCGTCCTCGGGTACGGTGCGCGCGTGGCGTCCAAACCGCTCGGGCGCAGCATCACGGCCTTCGTCGGCGTGCAGGACAGCGGCAAGCGCGACCCGGAACTCGTCCGCTGGGCACAGAAGCACGACAGCGTGCTGGAGTGCCACAGCGTCACCGGCAACAACTCCTGCATCCTGAAGGTCGCCGTGCCGGACGTGCACGCCCTGGAAGGCCTGCTCGGCGAACTCATCGCGATGGGTTTCACCTGCGAGACCAGCATCGTGCTCAGCACGCCGCTGGAAGGCAAACTGATGCTCCCACCCCGCTGA
- a CDS encoding acyl-CoA carboxylase subunit beta, producing the protein MTKTTSAWPEALERLQHDRLAVHAGGGRKATQRQHDKGRLTARERVAALVDPGTPFDELMTFAGWDMYADAGGCPGGGVVTGIGTVAGRPWMIIANDATVKAGAFFPITAKKVIRAQTIAFENRLPVMYLVDSAGVYLPMQDEIFPDQDDFGRVFYLNARMSAAGIPQISAIMGNCVAGGAYLPVMSDTLVMTEGSGLYLAGPALVRAAIGQVVDSEELGGAGMHAAIAGTVDYREPDDEAALRRLRKLADLYARGRQAGFAGQRRAPLPPAGARTPQDVVSVDGSAPYDVRDLVHALTDADPDGGSSFQEFKAEYGETVVCGFARLGGYPVALVANQRTVIRKKLKATGVPGLNTRIEVGGVIYGDSADKAARFVLEANQAGVPLVFLSDVTGFMVGRDSEHEGIIRRGAKLVNAISNSVVPRLTVITGGSFGAGHYAMNGKAFSPRFIFAWPSARYAVMSGNAAAKTLLDIQLAALKRAGHEPDDDELQRLYGEVKAKYDSELDPRYAAARLWVDDLVTPAETRDRLIRALDACAQNPEQDALRLGVFQV; encoded by the coding sequence ATGACCAAGACCACCAGCGCCTGGCCGGAGGCGCTCGAACGCCTGCAGCACGACCGCCTCGCCGTCCACGCCGGAGGCGGCCGCAAGGCCACCCAACGCCAGCACGACAAGGGCCGCCTCACCGCCCGCGAACGCGTTGCGGCCCTCGTGGACCCCGGCACGCCCTTCGACGAGCTCATGACCTTCGCCGGGTGGGACATGTACGCCGACGCGGGCGGCTGCCCCGGCGGCGGCGTCGTGACCGGGATCGGCACGGTCGCCGGACGTCCCTGGATGATCATCGCGAACGACGCGACCGTCAAGGCGGGCGCCTTCTTCCCCATCACCGCCAAGAAAGTCATCCGCGCGCAGACCATCGCCTTCGAGAACCGCCTTCCCGTCATGTACCTCGTGGACTCCGCCGGCGTGTACCTGCCCATGCAGGACGAGATCTTCCCAGACCAGGACGACTTCGGCCGCGTCTTCTACCTCAACGCGCGCATGAGTGCGGCGGGCATCCCGCAGATCAGCGCCATCATGGGCAACTGCGTGGCGGGCGGCGCGTACCTGCCCGTCATGTCCGACACGCTCGTCATGACGGAAGGCTCCGGCCTGTACCTCGCCGGTCCGGCCCTCGTGCGCGCCGCGATCGGACAGGTGGTGGACAGCGAGGAACTCGGCGGGGCAGGCATGCACGCCGCCATCGCCGGGACCGTCGATTACCGCGAACCGGACGACGAGGCCGCCCTGCGCCGCCTGCGCAAACTCGCGGACCTGTACGCCCGTGGACGGCAGGCGGGCTTTGCAGGGCAGCGCCGCGCCCCCCTGCCCCCCGCGGGCGCCCGAACGCCGCAGGACGTGGTGAGCGTGGACGGCAGCGCCCCCTACGACGTGCGCGACCTCGTGCACGCCCTCACGGACGCCGACCCGGACGGCGGGAGCAGCTTTCAGGAGTTCAAGGCCGAGTACGGCGAGACGGTCGTGTGCGGCTTCGCGCGGCTCGGCGGGTACCCGGTCGCGCTCGTCGCGAACCAGCGCACCGTGATCCGCAAGAAACTCAAGGCGACCGGCGTGCCGGGCCTCAACACCCGCATCGAGGTGGGCGGCGTCATCTACGGCGACAGTGCCGACAAGGCCGCCCGCTTCGTGCTGGAAGCGAACCAGGCGGGCGTGCCGCTGGTGTTCCTGAGCGACGTGACGGGCTTTATGGTGGGCCGCGACAGCGAGCACGAGGGCATCATCCGGCGCGGCGCGAAACTCGTGAACGCCATCAGCAACAGCGTCGTGCCGCGCCTGACCGTCATCACGGGCGGCAGTTTCGGGGCCGGGCATTACGCCATGAACGGCAAGGCCTTCTCGCCGCGCTTCATCTTCGCGTGGCCCAGCGCCCGCTACGCCGTCATGAGCGGCAACGCCGCCGCGAAGACGCTGCTCGACATTCAGCTCGCGGCCCTGAAACGCGCCGGGCACGAACCGGACGACGACGAACTGCAGCGCCTGTACGGCGAGGTCAAGGCCAAGTACGACTCGGAACTCGACCCGCGCTACGCCGCCGCGCGCCTGTGGGTGGACGACCTCGTCACGCCCGCCGAGACCCGGGACCGCCTGATCCGCGCGCTGGACGCCTGCGCGCAGAACCCCGAGCAGGACGCACTGCGCCTCGGCGTCTTCCAGGTCTGA
- a CDS encoding acetyl ornithine aminotransferase family protein, whose protein sequence is MTTLPKPRQPELKTSLPGPKTAVIMERDSQHLSTSYMRPYPFVPDHGEGVWLTDVDGNTMLDFFAGIAVSTTGHAHPHVVRAVQEQITKFTHVCLTDYPQEITTSLAERMVKHVERPGEKWRVFFGNSGAEAVEAAVKLARNHTGRSHIISTIGSFHGRTYGAITLTGSKTKYKRGFGPLLPNVSHVPYPNPFRPPLGATAETCGQAVIDHIEGLFQTIIPADEVAAIIIEPMQGEGGYIVPPADFLPKLRALCDRYGIMLIFDEVQAGMGRSGKMYSFQHFDGVQPDIVTVAKGIASGMPISAMLAKESVMTWPVGSHGSTYGGNPVAAAAAHATLDLLEGAVKHPGCGDSLMENAAQVGEFIMAELRGMQAEFPFLGDVRGAGMFIGLEFVKPDGSPDGKLRDRASMAMFGRGLLNLDCGEAVIRISPPLILTREEAATGLEIMRDALRALK, encoded by the coding sequence ATGACCACCCTTCCTAAACCCCGTCAGCCTGAACTGAAGACTTCTCTGCCCGGCCCCAAAACCGCCGTGATCATGGAGCGTGACTCACAGCACCTCTCGACCTCCTACATGCGGCCCTATCCGTTCGTGCCGGATCACGGGGAGGGCGTGTGGCTCACGGACGTGGACGGGAACACGATGCTGGATTTCTTCGCAGGCATCGCGGTGAGTACGACGGGGCACGCGCATCCGCATGTGGTGCGGGCGGTGCAGGAGCAGATCACGAAATTTACGCACGTCTGCCTGACGGATTACCCGCAGGAGATCACCACGAGTCTCGCGGAGCGCATGGTCAAGCACGTGGAGCGGCCGGGCGAGAAGTGGCGCGTGTTCTTCGGGAACAGCGGCGCGGAGGCGGTCGAGGCGGCCGTGAAGCTGGCCCGGAACCATACGGGGCGGTCGCACATCATCAGCACCATCGGGTCGTTTCACGGGCGCACGTACGGCGCGATCACGCTGACGGGCAGCAAGACGAAGTACAAGCGTGGTTTCGGGCCGCTGCTGCCGAACGTGTCGCACGTGCCGTACCCGAACCCGTTCCGTCCGCCGCTGGGCGCGACGGCCGAGACGTGCGGGCAGGCCGTGATCGACCACATCGAGGGCCTGTTCCAGACGATCATTCCGGCGGACGAGGTGGCGGCCATCATCATCGAACCGATGCAGGGCGAGGGCGGGTACATCGTGCCGCCCGCCGATTTCCTGCCGAAGCTGCGGGCGCTGTGCGACCGGTACGGCATCATGCTGATCTTCGACGAGGTGCAGGCGGGCATGGGCCGCAGCGGGAAGATGTACTCCTTCCAGCATTTCGACGGCGTGCAGCCGGACATCGTGACGGTGGCGAAGGGCATCGCGTCCGGCATGCCGATCAGTGCGATGCTGGCGAAGGAGAGCGTGATGACGTGGCCGGTCGGGTCGCACGGCAGCACGTACGGCGGCAACCCGGTGGCGGCGGCGGCGGCGCACGCGACGCTGGACCTGCTGGAGGGCGCCGTGAAGCACCCCGGCTGCGGTGACAGCCTGATGGAGAACGCCGCGCAGGTGGGCGAGTTCATCATGGCGGAACTGAGGGGCATGCAGGCGGAATTCCCGTTCCTGGGAGACGTGCGCGGCGCGGGCATGTTCATCGGGCTGGAGTTCGTGAAACCGGACGGCAGCCCGGACGGGAAGCTGCGTGACCGGGCGAGCATGGCGATGTTCGGGCGCGGCCTGCTGAACCTCGACTGCGGTGAGGCCGTGATCCGCATCTCTCCGCCCCTGATCCTGACGCGCGAGGAGGCCGCGACGGGCCTGGAGATCATGCGGGACGCCCTGCGCGCCCTGAAGTGA